The window TTCGTAACATCTCGCACCGTGTTCGTTGGAACCCGACCTACGCTCGCGAACTTTAAACGCTCATCTGCAAACGGTTCTCGCGAACCTGCCAATGCATCAAAAAGGCGAGTCTTTCGGGACTCGCCTTTTTTCGTCGCTACAGGTGTCGTGCTCGCGTCTCGACGCTCAACGATTCATTTGTTCGATCGTCAAGTCGTAGATTTCGTCGGCGTCTAAAACTAGAGAGTTCGAGGTGAAGAGTTTGGCGATTGCGGCTTTGTGAGTCCGCATTTTCAAACCGCCGACACCGATCGGACCATACGCCACGGGACCATCCTCGTCCCCTTCATGAAGCAGCTTGGCTTTGTCGAACGCTTCGACGCCTCCGAGTCCGGCGGGTGGCACCGCGTTGAGGTCGATGGCAACTCGTAGCTTGGACAAACTGTCGATCAACTCCTTCGAAGCCAACTCCACGCCGGCGGCTCCGCTGGCGATAATCACATCGGCTCGTTCCAGCAAAGCTCTGAAGTCATCTGGGGTTTCGGGAGCGGCAGCTTCGAGGTTGCCCGAGTTGACGTGCTCGCCGATTTCTTTGCAGGCGATCTCGGCACGGTTGAGCGATCGGCTTGTCAGCAACACGTCGGCGTTTTGCCGTGCCAGCATTTGTGCGACACGACGGCCAACCGGACCGGTGCCTCCCAGGACCACCGCCGTGCATCCGTTTAGAGACACGTGCTTGGAGGCGGAGGCAACCGCAGCGGCGGCGGTCGTGTTGCATCCCGATGCGTCCAACATCACCGACACACGGACGGGCCCAAAGAATGCCTTTTGGACACTGCGAAAGATCGCTTCGGCTTTCACGACGTCGTTTCCACCGATGAACAGAGCCGAATTCTTCAGGTCGTCGCCGCCCCGGGTGAACATCGCTCCGTGGACCAGCGACTCGACCGCTTCGCTCTGTACGTTGCCGTACTGAAGCAAGTGATCGACGCCCGCATCCACCGCGACCACCGAATCGAACGAACTGGGATGAGGATCCACGTCCAGTTGAAGAAGGATTTTCTTAGACATCGTCGCGACCGTTGCTGGTGAGGGAAACTTCTTTGAAGGCAAAAGAAAAGCTTCGGGTTCTCACCCGAAGCTTGTTCGTCGTTTGCTTTGGACAAAAGCTTTGGCTCAGAATCCCTTGAATGGGTGAGCGGCGGTGTCCTTCTTCGCCAACATGTCGTCTGCCGATGGCTTGCCTTGCATAGCCGACTTCAGAGCGTCCTTGGTGGCTTC of the Rhodopirellula baltica SH 1 genome contains:
- a CDS encoding NADP-dependent methylenetetrahydromethanopterin/methylenetetrahydrofolate dehydrogenase — protein: MPSKKFPSPATVATMSKKILLQLDVDPHPSSFDSVVAVDAGVDHLLQYGNVQSEAVESLVHGAMFTRGGDDLKNSALFIGGNDVVKAEAIFRSVQKAFFGPVRVSVMLDASGCNTTAAAAVASASKHVSLNGCTAVVLGGTGPVGRRVAQMLARQNADVLLTSRSLNRAEIACKEIGEHVNSGNLEAAAPETPDDFRALLERADVIIASGAAGVELASKELIDSLSKLRVAIDLNAVPPAGLGGVEAFDKAKLLHEGDEDGPVAYGPIGVGGLKMRTHKAAIAKLFTSNSLVLDADEIYDLTIEQMNR